In the genome of Plectropomus leopardus isolate mb unplaced genomic scaffold, YSFRI_Pleo_2.0 unplaced_scaffold28849, whole genome shotgun sequence, the window TCACACCACAGTGGATTGCATGTATTCAAACGTCAGCCTCACCTTAAAGTTAACAATCGGGATCTTGTACTGTAAGGCGTGGCTTTTGGCGAGAGGTTTCAGGATGGCAGCGTGGTTGCCTTTGGCCATCAGTAGCTCACCCAGTTTCTTCAGCACAGTGGCACCCTGCGCAGAAACCGCTGTGTCACTCGCCAGGTCAGCCTGGGCAATGCCAGCAAACTTGGGAAACAGCTTCAGGGTGTCAGGGTGCTCCGTGAATAAACttagaaaaagaggaaaagtgagAAGTGAGGACTCTGAGGTCACGTCCTCACATCGAGACATGTACAGAACTATGTTAGTTAGAGGACTACTATGTTAGAGGAGGGCATCATATTTGATGATGTTTGTATTGTACTGATTGTCTTCCAtctctggaaaataaaaacccCTCACCGGGTCAAAACCAGGCTCCCATGGGCGGCATAGTCTGCCTCCACTGGGCCCCAATACTTGAGCACCATGTCATAGTCAGCCATGATCTGAGGAGGGTGAGAAACATGTCACAAGAAAACATAGTTTATGGATTACACTAAGttcacacctttttttcacaCCCAAATTGTTTTAGTATTTGTTGTGATTGATTGCATCGCCAGAGGCCATAAACCACTAAATTACAGTACAAGTCTCAACCGGCAGTGAGTGAATAAATTAACTCAGTTGCTCTCACGGAGTCTTTTATGTAACTTGTTTGTGTCCCTGCAGTGAAAGCAAACACACTGTTGGTAATGATGCTTCTAAGGCTGtcacatgaccaaaaaaaaagcattttgaaaaagaaaaactcttttCAATATTCTTCAATATTTCTTCAAGGACAGCTGTCTGGATTTTATTTCTcctaacagtatttttttcttgtttatgaTAGTTTCAATTTGATGACCTTGGCACTTAAAAACTGCGCCCTGAATGTATGAAACATGAAGCATGTCTTTACCCCCCCTccaatttatatttatttatttatttttaaatcagttttcttctCTGTCAATATACCCTAAATCAACACATTGTATCAATAAATGTGAATTCAAAAGCAGTACCTGCCTGCGGAGTAAAATATCCTCTGTGATTGTACCAAATTCTTCTTGGCCAGACTAACTCCCCCCAAAACTGACCTTTTATACTCCCTCCCTCCGTCCTGTCACCAAATTATTCCAGTCCTCCCG includes:
- the LOC121938214 gene encoding myoglobin-like; the encoded protein is MADYDMVLKYWGPVEADYAAHGSLVLTRLFTEHPDTLKLFPKFAGIAQADLASDTAVSAQGATVLKKLGELLMAKGNHAAILKPLAKSHALQYKIPIVNFKLMTEILVKVMAEKAGLDAAGQQALRNTMGTVIADIEANYKELGFSG